The following coding sequences lie in one Musa acuminata AAA Group cultivar baxijiao chromosome BXJ3-1, Cavendish_Baxijiao_AAA, whole genome shotgun sequence genomic window:
- the LOC103994851 gene encoding adenylate isopentenyltransferase-like codes for MRILLSSSGSRALLLPYLQRPATAKRQRVMTTVAPRQQQKHHRLHPHDLFGGYGYGGGNDRNEQGKGEEERVVVIMGATGTGKSKLSIDLSAMFSGEVVNSDKIQVYRGLDITTNKIPEAERRGVAHHLLGELDPAAGELSPAGFRALAGRAIGDISARRRVPVLAGGSNSFIHALLSDPYDPKRDPFCPAEAPDRIRLTRQEAEEGLRYRCCFLWVHVDATVLAEHLDRRVDEMVGEGMIKELEHYFAEEWEAGRHRGLGKAIGVPEFQGYFTGRGGRTAAAYEAALSAIKANTRRLAEEQVRKIKRLAATGWPLRRVDATAAVAAKVAGEGDTTAPWRRDVLGPSAAAVGRFLEKDGEGHHNHHLLRRSYRTRVVLPSIKVG; via the coding sequence atgagaattctgctatccagCAGTGGCAGCAGAGCTCTACTCCTCCCTTACCTGCAGAGGCCGGCGACTGCGAAGAGGCAGCGCGTCATGACGACTGTCGCGCCGCGACAACAGCAGAAGCACCACCGTCTCCACCCCCACGACCTGTTTGGCGGATATGGATACGGTGGCGGAAATGACAGGAATGAGCAGGGaaagggagaggaggagagaGTGGTGGTCATCATGGGTGCCACCGGCACGGGGAAGTCGAAGCTGTCCATCGACCTGTCCGCCATGTTCTCCGGCGAGGTCGTCAACTCCGATAAGATTCAGGTGTACCGGGGCCTCGACATCACGACCAACAAGATACCCGAGGCTGAGCGGCGGGGCGTGGCGCACCATTTGCTCGGGGAGCTTGATCCGGCGGCGGGGGAGCTGTCCCCGGCGGGGTTCCGGGCCTTGGCGGGGAGAGCCATTGGCGACATCTCCGCCCGCCGCCGGGTACCCGTGCTGGCTGGCGGGTCCAACTCCTTCATCCACGCGCTGCTATCGGACCCGTACGATCCCAAGCGCGACCCTTTCTGCCCGGCTGAGGCGCCGGATCGGATTAGGTTGACCCGGCAGGAGGCCGAGGAGGGGCTGCGCTACCGGTGCTGTTTCCTGTGGGTGCACGTGGACGCGACGGTGCTGGCGGAACACCTCGATCGGCGGGTGGACGAGATGGTGGGGGAGGGGATGATAAAGGAGCTGGAGCACTATTTCGCGGAGGAGTGGGAGGCGGGACGGCACCGGGGGCTGGGGAAGGCCATCGGGGTGCCGGAGTTCCAGGGATACTTCACGGGACGTGGCGGGCGGACGGCGGCAGCGTATGAGGCAGCGCTGTCGGCCATCAAGGCGAACACGCGGCGGCTGGCGGAGGAACAGGTGCGGAAGATCAAGCGGTTGGCGGCGACGGGGTGGCCGCTGCGTCGGGTGGACGCGACCGCCGCGGTGGCGGCCAAGGTCGCGGGTGAGGGGGACACGACAGCGCCGTGGCGGAGGGACGTGCTAGGGCCCAGCGCCGCGGCGGTGGGGCGGTTCCTGGAGAAGGACGGCGAGGGCCACCAcaaccaccacctcctccgccgCAGCTACCGCACGCGCGTCGTACTCCCTTCGATTAAAGTCGGTTGA
- the LOC108953011 gene encoding uncharacterized protein LOC108953011, with amino-acid sequence MMIPSVDHQPSNSSAMGDVPSLSPPPPPPPPPPSLRRRHVKRCSPSEEETDEEEKRPKKCSRKLPQRPPTERVLRPRSRDSRHEEEEEAEEEEEEALLRVSLSQKEIEEDFVRLTGSKPPRRPKQRCKTRAQIRLKVG; translated from the coding sequence ATGATGATCCCGTCGGTGGATCACCAGCCTTCGAACTCCAGCGCCATGGGCGACGTCCCTTCTctttcacctcctcctcctcctcctcctcctcctccatcactCCGGAGACGCCACGTCAAGCGATGCTCTCCCAGCGAAGAGGAGACCGACGAGGAAGAGAAGAGGCCGAAGAAGTGTTCGAGGAAACTCCCGCAGAGGCCTCCCACCGAGCGAGTTCTCCGGCCGAGGAGCAGGGACAGCAgacacgaggaggaggaggaggcagaggaggaggaggaggaggcgttgCTGAGAGTCTCCCTCAGCCAGAAGGAGATCGAGGAAGACTTCGTGAGGCTGACCGGGTCGAAGCCGCCCCGCCGGCCCAAACAACGGTGCAAGACACGCGCCCAGATCAGGCTCAAGGTGGGATGA